In one window of Xylanibacillus composti DNA:
- a CDS encoding DUF1146 family protein — MGNVPDSLYQSVGMSGLIQIIFTLVCITASWWALQSVRFDLWLKSVRSPQAIMLQVILSVVLGYQLARFLYDYANWSSMLKLIFE; from the coding sequence ATGGGCAATGTTCCGGACAGTCTGTATCAGAGCGTGGGCATGTCGGGCTTGATCCAGATCATTTTTACGCTGGTGTGCATTACGGCTTCGTGGTGGGCGCTGCAGTCGGTGCGGTTTGATCTTTGGCTGAAATCAGTCCGAAGTCCGCAGGCGATTATGCTGCAAGTCATCCTGTCTGTCGTTTTGGGGTATCAGCTTGCCCGTTTTCTTTACGATTATGCAAATTGGTCATCTATGTTAAAGCTGATTTTCGAATAA
- the murA gene encoding UDP-N-acetylglucosamine 1-carboxyvinyltransferase: MSKIVVRGGSKLSGKVKVSGAKNAVLPVIAASILGSTGESVIHEAPPLDDVMTISEVMRALGVRLDYSGETIRINAEHISCCDAPYDAVRKMRASFLVMGPLLTRCGEARIPLPGGCAIGTRPIDQHLKGFEAMGAEISLGQGFIEAKVEGRLRGAKIYLDVPSVGATENIMMAAALAEGTTIIENAAREPEIVDLANYLNAMGGKVRGAGTGVIRIQGVACMQGAVHTVIPDRVEAGTYMIAAAITGGEVYVEGAIEDHLKPVISKLQEMGVTIEPDENGIHVSVNRPLVGVDVKTLPHPGFPTDMQAQMMALLLVSEGTSIVTETVFENRFMHVDELRNLNAQIKVEGRSAIISGRSKLKGGKVCATDLRAGAAMILAGLAADGETEVSGVHHIDRGYVGIAEKLARLGATIYRLNEQPEAKPKQVAKAQEEEASEFPILPIQTGFARA, encoded by the coding sequence ATGAGCAAAATCGTAGTCCGCGGCGGCAGCAAATTGTCGGGCAAAGTCAAAGTAAGCGGCGCCAAAAACGCCGTGCTTCCGGTAATTGCAGCATCCATTCTGGGATCAACCGGAGAAAGCGTTATTCACGAAGCTCCTCCTTTGGATGACGTGATGACAATCAGCGAGGTCATGCGGGCGCTGGGTGTTCGACTGGATTACAGCGGCGAGACGATCCGCATAAATGCCGAACACATCTCCTGCTGCGATGCACCGTACGATGCTGTAAGGAAAATGAGGGCGTCGTTCCTGGTCATGGGACCGCTCCTTACCCGTTGCGGGGAAGCAAGAATTCCTTTGCCTGGCGGCTGCGCAATCGGCACGAGGCCGATTGACCAGCATTTGAAGGGTTTCGAGGCGATGGGCGCCGAAATCAGTCTGGGACAGGGCTTTATCGAGGCAAAAGTGGAAGGGCGTCTGCGGGGAGCCAAGATTTATCTTGACGTACCCAGCGTGGGCGCTACGGAAAACATTATGATGGCCGCAGCACTTGCGGAAGGCACGACGATTATTGAAAATGCCGCACGCGAGCCGGAAATTGTGGATTTGGCCAACTACTTGAATGCCATGGGAGGCAAAGTGCGGGGCGCAGGTACCGGCGTAATTCGCATTCAAGGCGTAGCGTGCATGCAGGGCGCGGTTCACACTGTCATTCCTGACCGTGTAGAAGCGGGTACATACATGATCGCCGCTGCCATTACTGGCGGAGAAGTTTATGTAGAAGGCGCGATCGAGGATCATCTGAAGCCGGTCATATCCAAGCTTCAGGAGATGGGTGTCACGATTGAGCCCGATGAGAACGGAATCCATGTGTCTGTCAACAGGCCGCTAGTCGGCGTAGATGTCAAAACACTCCCGCACCCGGGATTCCCGACGGATATGCAGGCGCAGATGATGGCGCTGCTGCTCGTGTCCGAAGGAACGAGCATTGTGACAGAAACGGTGTTTGAAAATCGCTTCATGCATGTTGATGAGCTGCGCAACTTGAATGCGCAGATCAAAGTGGAAGGACGCTCGGCCATCATTAGCGGCAGGTCCAAGCTGAAAGGCGGCAAAGTATGCGCGACCGATCTTCGCGCCGGTGCAGCCATGATTTTGGCGGGGTTAGCCGCAGATGGAGAGACCGAGGTGAGCGGTGTGCATCACATCGACCGCGGCTATGTCGGCATCGCGGAGAAGCTGGCCAGACTCGGCGCAACGATATATCGGCTCAATGAGCAGCCGGAGGCGAAGCCGAAGCAAGTGGCGAAAGCGCAAGAGGAGGAAGCTTCCGAATTTCCGATCCTGCCCATTCAGACTGGTTTTGCGCGAGCGTGA
- the spoIID gene encoding stage II sporulation protein D, with the protein MNSRRGSETTKRTMYPIRTRRRGLLGRIPRIAKRTSRRNRAVHSFGGRIRRSRRRLAWFDQHRFGFGLAAGILLLTLLAVALPGLLVKPLVFPEPGSSTANWLGWQPSPSTALQESVQTWMVPVYRSQTGEVEEVTLEAYVRGVVAAEMPVTFELEALKAQAIAARTYLVKRVAAGNFDDVPKGAWVTDTVQHQAYTDLESLREQWGWLRYGANLDKLNRAVNETRGLVATFEGEPIEASFFSTSNGYTENSEEYWQAYVPYLRSVPSPWDELVSPRYKQETSMTYEELFRKLGISGVQPASANASAETLSYTSGGRIKEIRIAGKPFTGREVRELLGLPSSHFTLTRESDRVVITSYGYGHGVGMSQYGAQGMAEEGKTAEQILRYYYSGIDLESIEELGITELEGRAIQLDEEDLLAGGI; encoded by the coding sequence ATGAACAGCAGGCGCGGGTCTGAGACTACGAAGCGCACCATGTACCCGATACGCACCAGAAGAAGAGGTCTGCTGGGCCGAATCCCCCGGATCGCGAAGCGTACAAGCAGGCGGAATCGGGCGGTTCATAGCTTTGGCGGCAGAATCCGGCGTTCCCGCCGCCGTTTGGCCTGGTTCGATCAACATCGTTTCGGATTCGGTCTTGCCGCCGGGATCCTGCTGCTTACGCTGTTGGCCGTTGCCCTGCCGGGATTGCTGGTCAAGCCGCTTGTATTTCCCGAACCGGGCAGCAGCACGGCCAACTGGCTCGGGTGGCAGCCGTCCCCTTCAACAGCCTTGCAGGAAAGCGTACAAACCTGGATGGTTCCTGTTTATCGCAGTCAGACGGGAGAAGTAGAAGAGGTGACGCTTGAAGCATATGTACGCGGCGTGGTAGCAGCGGAAATGCCCGTAACGTTCGAGTTGGAGGCGTTGAAGGCGCAGGCAATTGCGGCCCGCACTTACCTTGTCAAGCGGGTGGCAGCGGGCAATTTCGACGATGTGCCAAAAGGCGCCTGGGTGACCGACACCGTACAGCATCAAGCTTACACGGATTTGGAAAGCCTGCGCGAGCAATGGGGGTGGCTGCGCTATGGAGCCAATCTGGACAAACTGAACCGTGCAGTGAATGAGACAAGAGGGCTCGTCGCCACCTTCGAAGGAGAGCCTATTGAGGCGTCTTTTTTTTCCACGAGCAACGGGTATACCGAAAATTCCGAAGAATATTGGCAGGCTTATGTGCCCTACCTGCGCAGTGTCCCCAGCCCATGGGATGAGCTCGTATCCCCAAGGTACAAGCAGGAAACGAGCATGACTTATGAGGAGCTCTTCCGAAAGCTGGGGATCAGCGGCGTTCAGCCTGCAAGCGCAAATGCGTCGGCTGAGACGCTCTCCTATACGAGCGGCGGGCGGATCAAGGAAATCCGAATCGCCGGAAAGCCGTTCACCGGGAGGGAAGTCAGGGAACTTCTCGGCCTTCCTTCCTCGCATTTCACATTGACCCGGGAATCAGATAGAGTCGTGATCACGAGCTATGGCTACGGACATGGGGTAGGCATGAGCCAATATGGTGCGCAGGGCATGGCGGAGGAAGGGAAAACGGCAGAGCAAATATTGCGATACTACTATTCCGGCATCGATCTTGAGTCGATTGAGGAGCTAGGCATTACCGAGCTCGAAGGCAGGGCTATCCAGCTGGATGAGGAGGATCTCTTAGCAGGCGGAATCTAG
- a CDS encoding M23 family metallopeptidase encodes MSQENKNQQKPDSGSQQEKPAIKHETAAGTTSSWKKLLRKKWVFPAAYMAAAAIILSLMWAYQGSERDALTDTDLTGGGLIAESEDPTVTESVLGEEDALPVTVPAESMQWPFVEQEAMDVIMPFYEETADAATKQAATIQYNNTFMFSTGLALAHQNDEAFEVLAAMSGTVTRAEQLPLVGNVVEITHEDGLKTVYQSLGEIRVKMNDRVSQGMVIGTAGRNELQKDLGVHLQFEIQENDRPVNPQAYLPALHGMEMDEAEAADAEVDEG; translated from the coding sequence ATGAGCCAAGAAAACAAAAATCAGCAAAAACCAGATTCCGGTTCTCAACAAGAAAAACCGGCAATCAAGCACGAGACTGCTGCAGGTACAACATCTTCATGGAAGAAGCTGCTTCGAAAAAAATGGGTATTTCCAGCGGCTTACATGGCAGCGGCAGCAATCATCCTAAGCTTAATGTGGGCCTATCAGGGATCAGAGCGAGATGCTTTGACCGATACGGATTTGACAGGCGGCGGATTGATCGCGGAAAGCGAAGATCCTACCGTGACCGAATCGGTTCTCGGCGAAGAAGATGCTCTGCCAGTGACCGTGCCTGCAGAGAGCATGCAGTGGCCGTTCGTAGAACAAGAAGCTATGGATGTCATTATGCCGTTCTACGAAGAAACGGCGGATGCCGCGACGAAGCAAGCTGCAACGATCCAATACAACAACACGTTCATGTTCAGCACCGGATTGGCGCTTGCGCATCAGAATGATGAGGCTTTTGAGGTGCTGGCCGCGATGAGCGGTACAGTCACACGCGCCGAACAGCTGCCGCTCGTGGGTAATGTTGTCGAAATTACGCATGAGGATGGACTGAAGACCGTCTACCAAAGCTTAGGCGAGATTCGAGTCAAGATGAATGACCGTGTTTCGCAAGGCATGGTAATCGGCACGGCCGGACGCAATGAACTGCAGAAGGACCTCGGCGTCCATTTGCAATTTGAAATTCAGGAAAATGACAGGCCAGTCAACCCGCAGGCGTATTTGCCTGCCCTGCATGGCATGGAAATGGATGAAGCCGAGGCTGCCGACGCAGAGGTTGATGAGGGCTAG